One genomic window of Salmo salar chromosome ssa12, Ssal_v3.1, whole genome shotgun sequence includes the following:
- the LOC106564664 gene encoding septin-9-like isoform X1: MWSLNRLSKAVKIVPVIAKADALTLEERDFFRQTIREGLRANGIDVYPQKEFDEDADDRMINDKIRDPHAEHQGHHQ, encoded by the exons ATGTGGAGTTTGAACCGTCTGAGTAAAGCGGTCAAAATAGTCCCTGTCatcgctaaggcagacgcactcaCCCTGGAGGAGAGGGACTTCTTCAGACAGACG ATCAGGGAAGGACTGCGAGCCAACGGGATCGACGTCTACCCTCAGAAAGAGTTTGACGAGGATGCTGATGACAGGATGATCAATGATAAGATCAGG GACCCACATGCAGAACATCAAGGACATCACCAGTAG
- the LOC106564664 gene encoding septin-9-like isoform X2: MWSLNRLSKAVKIVPVIAKADALTLEERDFFRQTIREGLRANGIDVYPQKEFDEDADDRMINDKIREMIPFAVVGSNQ, from the exons ATGTGGAGTTTGAACCGTCTGAGTAAAGCGGTCAAAATAGTCCCTGTCatcgctaaggcagacgcactcaCCCTGGAGGAGAGGGACTTCTTCAGACAGACG ATCAGGGAAGGACTGCGAGCCAACGGGATCGACGTCTACCCTCAGAAAGAGTTTGACGAGGATGCTGATGACAGGATGATCAATGATAAGATCAGG GAGATGATCCCATTTGCTGTGGTGGGGAGCAACCAGTAG